The following nucleotide sequence is from Vicingaceae bacterium.
CCTCCTTCATGATCGGCGTGGATAGTCATATACAGACGCATCAGGCGTTTAACGTCATGGTCGTCATACCCCATCATGTGTGCCAGATTTGCTGCCCAATCCAATCTATGGTCAGGTTCAATATGCTCATTGTTTTTATATTTTTTGCGATAAATATAGGCAGCCAATCTTGGTAATCGGGCAATCAAATTCATTGCATCTTCATACACATAATCCCAATAATCTTTTTTGCTGATACCTTTGGCATAAGCAGCAGCAAAAACAGATTCTGTTTGCATGGCCATCACTCCTATACTATACATGGTCATCGGATGTGTAGAAGCCGGTAATTTATCAATAACATCAAATACATGTTTAGGTACAATAGATCGGCGGGCCCATTCATTGGACAGTTTATGAACATCTTCTTCTGTAGGGATTTCTCCAATCAACATTAAGTAAAAAATGCCCTCGGGAAGTGGTTCTGAACCGCCTGGTGCTTTGGGCAGCATTTTTCTTAATTCAGGTATCGAATACCCCCTAAATCTTATTCCTTCTTCAGGATCCAATTTCGATGTCTCGGTGACCAACCCAACGATGCCTTTCATGCCTTGATATACCTGCGCAACAGTATATTGGCCCATCACAAAATCACCATGTTCTTTGATGATTTTTTTTACTTCTTCTGCCATTGGGCGCGCCTTCTCTGCAAATTTTAATTTTATACTATCCATAACTTTTTATATTATTTTTATTGGGCACTAATTTAACGGCTTTTTTAAAATATTTAAAACTTTTTCAAGAAATTTAAATTTCCATACGAACCGGTTTTGCCAAGATACTCTTCTATTCTTAACAATTGATTGTATTTTGCCACACGGTCGCTCCTGGATGCCGAACCTGTTTTAATCTGTCCCGTATTAAGCGCAACCGACAAGTCTGCTATGGTAGTATCTTCGGTTTCTCCTGATCGATGGCTCATGACGGCAGTATAACCATTTTGATGAGCCAATTCAACCGCTTCGATGGTTTCGGTCAACGTGCCTATTTGATTAACTTTTACAAGGATCGAATTGGCAATTCCCTCTCGGATACCTTTTTGTAATCTTTTGGTATTGGTTACAAACAAATCATCTCCCACCAGCTGCACCTTATTGCCCAATTTGTCGGTCAACAATTTCCATCCATTCCAGTCGTCTTCAGCCAGTCCGTCTTCAATTGACACAATCGGATATTTGGCTACCCATTTTTCCCAAAATTCAACCATCTGATCTGAAGTCAAGATACTTTTATCTGATTTTTTAAAAACATAACATTTTTTCTCCTCATCCCATAATTCCGAAGACGCCGCATCCAAAGCAATAAAAACTTGTTCTCCGGGCTTATATCCCGATTTCTCAATGGCCATCAATACCAACTCTATTGCCTCTTCATTACTTCTTATATTTGGCGCAAAACCACCCTCATCGCCAACATTCGTAGCATAACCTTTTTCTTTTAAAACTTTTTTTAACGTATGGAATATCTCTGTGCCCATTCGCAATCCTTCAGAAAAAGAATTGGCTTTTACCGGCATAATCATAAATTCCTGAAAATCTATGGCGTTATCGGCGTGAGCTCCTCCA
It contains:
- the gltA gene encoding type I citrate synthase; this encodes MDSIKLKFAEKARPMAEEVKKIIKEHGDFVMGQYTVAQVYQGMKGIVGLVTETSKLDPEEGIRFRGYSIPELRKMLPKAPGGSEPLPEGIFYLMLIGEIPTEEDVHKLSNEWARRSIVPKHVFDVIDKLPASTHPMTMYSIGVMAMQTESVFAAAYAKGISKKDYWDYVYEDAMNLIARLPRLAAYIYRKKYKNNEHIEPDHRLDWAANLAHMMGYDDHDVKRLMRLYMTIHADHEGGNVSAHTTHLVGSALSDPYLAYAAGMNGLAGPLHGLANQEVVKWILEMQEYLQTNDPTEEQIAEYVKKTLSEGKVVPGYGHAVLRKTDPRFIAQQDFYIQYIKSKGVSSPLCEIVQKLYKVVPPILQATGKVKNPWPNVDAHSGALLVHYGIVEYEFYTVLFGVSRALGVLASLVWDRALGHPIERPSSTTTELIKKMIGIA
- the eno gene encoding enolase, whose protein sequence is MSYISHIHARQILDSRGNPTIEVEVYAENGIIGRAAVPSGASTGIHEAVELRDGDPGMYHGKGVLKAVQNVNQVIAEELKGQYLFNQRNIDQILIELDGTENKSNLGANAILGVSLAVAKCAADSIGLPLYQYVGGVNAHILPIPMMNILNGGAHADNAIDFQEFMIMPVKANSFSEGLRMGTEIFHTLKKVLKEKGYATNVGDEGGFAPNIRSNEEAIELVLMAIEKSGYKPGEQVFIALDAASSELWDEEKKCYVFKKSDKSILTSDQMVEFWEKWVAKYPIVSIEDGLAEDDWNGWKLLTDKLGNKVQLVGDDLFVTNTKRLQKGIREGIANSILVKVNQIGTLTETIEAVELAHQNGYTAVMSHRSGETEDTTIADLSVALNTGQIKTGSASRSDRVAKYNQLLRIEEYLGKTGSYGNLNFLKKF